In one window of bacterium DNA:
- a CDS encoding thioredoxin family protein yields MERILPEEVKKDVETILTKLSGSVRMMLFVDENCDTCVLNERLYMEVVEASPKLQLSIHDLGEERGLAAKYGVDVAPTLVVTDEVGEKAVLFTGTPHGHEFSSLLDGMLAMSGSGTKLTGEIVKKIEAAGRTVTVQVFVSPTCPYCPMALKAAFPLAAATPKVRVQMIQATEFPEWAARKRVMGVPKLVVDDRIEIEGAVPTAKLVEAIASIRPAAKA; encoded by the coding sequence ATGGAACGGATACTTCCCGAAGAAGTAAAGAAGGACGTCGAAACGATTCTGACGAAGCTTTCCGGCAGCGTCAGAATGATGCTGTTCGTGGACGAGAACTGCGATACATGCGTACTCAACGAGCGGCTTTACATGGAAGTTGTGGAAGCCTCGCCGAAGCTTCAGCTTTCGATTCACGATTTGGGCGAAGAGCGCGGGCTTGCCGCGAAGTACGGCGTGGATGTCGCGCCGACGCTGGTCGTGACTGACGAGGTGGGCGAAAAAGCGGTTTTGTTCACAGGAACGCCGCACGGGCATGAATTTTCGTCGCTGCTTGACGGGATGCTGGCGATGAGCGGCTCGGGAACGAAGCTGACCGGCGAAATCGTGAAAAAGATCGAAGCCGCGGGGCGCACTGTAACGGTGCAGGTGTTCGTTTCGCCGACGTGTCCTTATTGCCCGATGGCTCTGAAGGCGGCGTTCCCGCTTGCCGCGGCGACGCCGAAGGTTCGCGTGCAGATGATCCAGGCGACGGAATTCCCGGAGTGGGCGGCGCGCAAGCGGGTGATGGGCGTGCCGAAGCTGGTCGTGGACGACAGGATCGAAATCGAAGGCGCGGTGCCGACGGCGAAACTGGTTGAGGCGATCGCGTCGATCAGGCCCGCGGCGAAGGCATAG
- a CDS encoding DUF2892 domain-containing protein — protein sequence MKREMFIRGFAGTLVLTGLALGYFTGAAGWYIVPAFVGFNLLQSSFTKFCPLEMMLEKAGMEGCTDGKAKAAAD from the coding sequence ATGAAAAGAGAGATGTTCATAAGGGGATTCGCAGGAACGCTGGTGCTTACCGGACTTGCGCTCGGATACTTTACGGGCGCGGCGGGATGGTACATCGTGCCCGCGTTCGTGGGATTCAACCTGCTTCAGTCGAGCTTTACGAAGTTCTGCCCGCTCGAGATGATGCTCGAAAAAGCGGGGATGGAGGGATGCACGGATGGGAAGGCGAAGGCCGCCGCGGACTAA
- a CDS encoding TolC family protein, translated as MGRRRPPRTNAAIAATGLVLLLAMPAAAANGNAIKIGATRDSAIVKEAESSESAAPAEAIQSGETVSDAEAYAKEGTSLLDEWLAGALPLSLEDALALTLAHNRMILASKHDEDAAKAKLDYAESFGLPSLDLSAGYTYSNNPVSTFAFRLNQGRFAESDFAVEKLNDPDFLGNLGVKLAVKYPLYTGGRIDLGKAAAKDNIAASEAATGETARGMAGELIRAYLGGALLEESVRVYDDSVALAEGHVKLAESFYNHGVIVKSDLLAARVFLARMKDERRRFLGALEKVQTGLGVLMDRDLAARYDLSLNLNDVPFVDRDAEHYEQVALSKRPDMAKYLAQREALAKMAEIEARSKFPEVGFYGEMQYGDSGLFMDGSEDATLGIYAQWNLFDGGGRDSRRDELLAQLKSVDEKIEMLKLGIRSEVRAALTDFDVALGNLESAKTIVEQAEENLRIVTNRFREGAATNLEVEDAETSLRQGKLARAAAYHDMHLAFFSLKVATGEIVEDISAG; from the coding sequence ATGGGAAGGCGAAGGCCGCCGCGGACTAATGCGGCAATTGCGGCGACAGGGCTGGTTTTGCTTTTGGCAATGCCGGCGGCTGCCGCGAACGGAAACGCGATAAAAATCGGCGCGACGCGAGATTCGGCGATTGTGAAGGAAGCGGAATCGTCGGAGAGCGCCGCGCCCGCGGAAGCTATTCAATCCGGCGAGACGGTTTCTGATGCCGAAGCCTATGCCAAAGAGGGCACATCTCTGCTTGACGAGTGGCTGGCGGGCGCCCTGCCCCTTTCGCTTGAGGATGCGCTGGCGCTGACGCTGGCGCACAACAGGATGATCCTTGCGTCGAAACACGACGAGGACGCGGCGAAGGCGAAGCTGGACTACGCGGAAAGCTTCGGACTGCCGTCGCTGGATTTGTCCGCCGGATACACCTATTCGAACAATCCGGTTTCAACGTTCGCGTTCAGGCTCAACCAGGGGCGGTTCGCGGAATCGGATTTCGCCGTGGAGAAGTTGAACGATCCCGATTTCCTTGGCAATCTGGGCGTGAAGCTGGCGGTGAAATATCCCTTGTACACCGGCGGAAGAATAGATTTGGGCAAGGCAGCTGCGAAAGACAACATTGCGGCGAGCGAAGCCGCGACCGGCGAAACGGCACGCGGGATGGCGGGCGAGCTGATACGCGCGTATCTCGGCGGCGCACTGCTGGAGGAAAGCGTGCGGGTTTACGACGACAGCGTGGCGCTGGCCGAAGGACACGTGAAACTTGCCGAAAGCTTCTACAACCACGGCGTGATCGTGAAAAGCGACCTGCTCGCCGCGCGCGTTTTTCTGGCGCGGATGAAGGACGAGCGCAGAAGGTTTTTGGGCGCGCTTGAAAAAGTGCAAACCGGATTGGGCGTTTTGATGGACCGCGACCTCGCGGCAAGATACGATTTGTCCCTGAATCTAAACGATGTTCCGTTTGTCGACAGAGACGCGGAACATTACGAGCAAGTCGCGCTTTCGAAGCGCCCGGACATGGCGAAGTACCTGGCGCAGCGCGAGGCGCTTGCAAAGATGGCCGAAATCGAGGCCCGCTCGAAGTTCCCCGAAGTGGGATTTTACGGCGAAATGCAGTACGGCGACAGCGGGCTGTTTATGGACGGCTCGGAAGATGCGACGCTGGGGATTTACGCGCAGTGGAATTTATTCGACGGCGGCGGGCGCGACAGCAGGCGCGACGAGCTTCTGGCCCAGCTCAAAAGCGTGGACGAGAAAATCGAAATGCTGAAGCTGGGCATAAGAAGCGAGGTGCGCGCGGCGCTGACCGATTTCGATGTCGCCCTAGGCAACCTCGAATCTGCGAAAACGATAGTCGAGCAAGCGGAGGAAAACCTGCGCATCGTGACAAACCGTTTCCGCGAAGGCGCGGCGACCAACCTCGAAGTGGAGGACGCGGAAACGAGCCTGCGGCAGGGAAAGCTGGCGCGGGCCGCGGCGTATCACGATATGCATCTCGCATTTTTTTCGCTAAAGGTTGCTACCGGAGAAATTGTGGAGGACATATCCGCGGGTTAA
- a CDS encoding efflux RND transporter periplasmic adaptor subunit translates to MSKATAGLLFTFGAFAAAILTTACPKQGAHSPLDASPAMADEPAAYAAMKVETALVQSETVDAGVEYSGSVVAAKSAMVAPKLMALIEEMPVSEGDVVTKGALIARLDKRDLDAQMVQARAAVTQAEAGYSQAQAAVAEGEAGLAQAQAAYDLADKNLKRYQALYAEDSISKAQLEEVQANFEFAKSGLQQARKKIDQAKAGASRALAGKTQAEAQVASIEIMMSYAEVRAPFGGVIAKKFYEVGAMTAPGQPIVRIESHDELEIEIAVPESDLGGIKAGDPIGVLIDALGESVPGKVKALVTSGDPMTHTFKLRIELPPGKGVLPGMFGRIMLGAHSEESLTISDGAIVERGAVKGVFKVTEEKRAAFVPIEFSPAANGRVRVLRGIERGARVILNPPAGLADGMEVEYFAGD, encoded by the coding sequence ATGAGTAAGGCAACGGCTGGATTGCTTTTTACGTTTGGCGCGTTCGCGGCCGCGATTTTAACGACGGCTTGTCCCAAGCAGGGCGCGCATTCCCCGCTTGACGCTTCACCCGCAATGGCGGACGAGCCGGCGGCGTATGCGGCGATGAAGGTTGAAACTGCGCTGGTTCAGTCGGAAACCGTGGACGCGGGCGTCGAGTATTCCGGCTCGGTCGTCGCCGCGAAATCCGCGATGGTCGCGCCGAAACTGATGGCGCTTATAGAAGAGATGCCGGTTTCCGAAGGGGATGTGGTTACGAAGGGCGCGCTGATCGCGCGTCTGGACAAGCGCGATTTGGACGCGCAAATGGTGCAGGCGCGCGCTGCGGTGACGCAGGCCGAGGCGGGATACAGCCAAGCGCAGGCGGCGGTCGCGGAGGGCGAAGCCGGACTCGCGCAGGCGCAGGCCGCGTACGATCTGGCGGACAAGAACTTGAAGCGTTACCAGGCGCTTTATGCCGAGGATTCCATATCGAAAGCGCAGTTGGAGGAAGTACAGGCCAATTTCGAATTTGCGAAAAGCGGGCTGCAGCAGGCACGAAAGAAAATCGATCAAGCCAAGGCGGGGGCAAGCCGGGCGCTTGCCGGAAAAACCCAGGCCGAAGCACAAGTTGCCTCCATCGAAATTATGATGAGCTACGCGGAGGTGCGCGCACCGTTCGGCGGAGTGATCGCGAAGAAATTCTACGAAGTCGGTGCGATGACCGCGCCCGGCCAGCCGATTGTGCGGATCGAATCTCACGACGAACTGGAAATTGAAATCGCGGTGCCCGAAAGCGATTTGGGCGGAATCAAGGCGGGAGATCCGATAGGGGTTTTGATTGACGCGCTGGGCGAAAGCGTTCCAGGCAAGGTCAAGGCTCTCGTCACATCGGGAGACCCGATGACTCACACATTCAAGCTGCGGATTGAATTGCCGCCGGGCAAAGGGGTATTGCCCGGAATGTTCGGACGCATAATGCTGGGGGCGCATTCGGAAGAATCGCTGACAATTTCGGATGGCGCAATCGTCGAGCGCGGAGCGGTAAAGGGCGTATTCAAAGTAACGGAGGAAAAAAGGGCGGCTTTCGTTCCGATTGAATTTTCGCCCGCCGCAAACGGAAGGGTGCGCGTTCTTCGCGGAATCGAAAGGGGAGCGCGGGTGATTTTAAATCCGCCGGCAGGACTCGCGGACGGAATGGAAGTTGAATACTTCGCGGGAGATTAA